TTGCCCCGGACGGGGTTCCGCGAATGTGGAGCTTCCGGCGGTGTGTGGTTGTTCTTTGAGAACTCAACAGGGTGCTTGATAAGCCAGTGCCAATTGTTTTATACCCCGCACTGGTCAGGCTTTTGTCTGGCTGGTGGGGATTCCTTTGGCAACATTTTGTTGCCGGGACAGTTTTTCAACAAGTTTTTGTTGGAGAGTTTGATCCTGGCTCAGGACGAACGCTGGCGGCGTGCTTAACACATGCAAGTCGAGCGGAAAGGCCCTTCGGGGTACTCGAGCGGCGAACGGGTGAGTAACACGTGAGTAACCTGCCCCAGGCTTTGGGATAACCCTCGGAAACGGGGGCTAATACCGGATATGACCTTATGCCGCATGGCGTTTGGTGGAAAGTTTTTCGGCCTGGGATGGGCTCGCGGCCTATCAGCTTGTTGGTGGGGTGATGGCCTACCAAGGCGACGACGGGTAGCCGGCCTGAGAGGGCGACCGGCCACACTGGGACTGAGACACGGCCCAGACTCCTACGGGAGGCAGCAGTGGGGAATATTGCACAATGGGCGGAAGCCTGATGCAGCGACGCCGCGTGAGGGATGACGGCCTTCGGGTTGTAAACCTCTTTCAGCAGGGACGAAGCGTAAGTGACGGTACCTGCAGAAGAAGCGCCGGCCAACTACGTGCCAGCAGCCGCGGTAAGACGTAGGGCGCGAGCGTTGTCCGGATTTATTGGGCGTAAAGAGCTCGTAGGCGGCTTGTCGCGTCGACCGTGAAAACTTGGGGCTCAACCCCAAGCCTGCGGTCGATACGGGCAGGCTAGAGTTCGGTAGGGGAGACTGGAATTCCTGGTGTAGCGGTGAAATGCGCAGATATCAGGAGGAACACCGGTGGCGAAGGCGGGTCTCTGGGCCGATACTGACGCTGAGGAGCGAAAGCGTGGGGAGCGAACAGGATTAGATACCCTGGTAGTCCACGCTGTAAACGTTGGGCGCTAGGTGTGGGGGCCTCTCCGGTTCCCTGTGCCGCAGCTAACGCATTAAGCGCCCCGCCTGGGGAGTACGGCCGCAAGGCTAAAACTCAAAGGAATTGACGGGGGCCCGCACAAGCGGCGGAGCATGCGGATTAATTCGATGCAACGCGAAGAACCTTACCTGGGTTTGACATGGCCGCAAAACCTCCAGAGATGGGGGGTCCTTCGGGGGCGGTCACAGGTGGTGCATGGCTGTCGTCAGCTCGTGTCGTGAGATGTTGGGTTAAGTCCCGCAACGAGCGCAACCCTCGTTCGATGTTGCCAGCGCGTTATGGCGGGGACTCATCGAAGACTGCCGGGGTCAACTCGGAGGAAGGTGGGGATGACGTCAAGTCATCATGCCCCTTATGTCCAGGGCTTCACGCATGCTACAATGGCCGGTACAATGGGCTGCGATACCGTGAGGTGGAGCGAATCCCAAAAAGCCGGTCTCAGTTCGGATCGGGGTCTGCAACTCGACCCCGTGAAGTCGGAGTCGCTAGTAATCGCAGATCAGCAACGCTGCGGTGAATACGTTCCCGGGCCTTGTACACACCGCCCGTCACGTCACGAAAGTCGGCAACACCCGAAGCCGGTGGCCCAACCCTTGTGGAGGGAGCCGTCGAAGGTGGGGCTGGCGATTGGGACGAAGTCGTAACAAGGTAGCCGTACCGGAAGGTGCGGCTGGATCACCTCCTTTCTAAGGAGCACCATCCGTCGAAAGACGGCATGGAGCCCGCGGCCCGCGAATGTCGGGTCGGGGTGCTCGAATGGCGGAGACACTGGCCAGTTTGTTCTCGGCAACGGTCGGGGGCGCCTAGTACAGCCACTTCGGTGGTGGGAACGGATGTCCTGGATGCGGCTGAGGAAAGGCGTAAAGCACCCTGTTGGGTCCTGAAAGAACAACCGAAGGTTGTCTTTCAGAGACTGCTGCGGAGCCCCTTTGCGGGTTTCGGGAGTCTGCCAGGCATGACCTGGTGTGGCATACCGCCGGCGGTTGTCGGGTCTGGTGTTGCACGGTGAGGGTTGTGGGTTGGTCGTTTGTTGAGAATTGCACAGTGGACGCGAGCATCTTTGTGGTCAAGTTGTCAAGGGCGAACGGTGGATGCCTTGGCACCAGGAGCCGATGAAGGACGTGGGAGGCCGCGATAGGCCTGGGGGAGCTGTCAACCAAGCTGTGATCCCAGGGTGTCCGAATGGGGGAACCCGGCACCAGTCATGTGGTGTCACCTGCACCTGAACACATAGGGTGTATGGGGGGAACGCGGGGAAGTGAAACATCTCAGTACCCGTAGGAAGAGAAAACAAATTTAGTGATTCCGTGAGTAGTGGCGAGCGAAAGCGGATTGAGGCTAAACCGGCTGCGTGTGATACCTGTCAGGGGTTGCGTGGTCGGGGTTGTGGGACCCCGCTGAGTGTACTGACATGCGCTCGAGGAGTTACAAAGTCAGTGGCTAGCCGAATGGTGTGGAAAAGCCAACCGTAGACGGTGATAGTCCGGCGTGAAAGTTGCTGACCTTCTGTGGGTGTTCCCGAGTAGCGGCGGACCCCTGAAATCTGCCGTGAATCTGCCAGGACCACCTGGTAAGCCTAAATACTTCCTGGTGACCGATAGCGGACGAGTACCGTGAGGGAATGGTGAAAAGTACCCCGGGAGGGGAGTGAAATAGTACCTGAAACCGTTCGCCTACAATCCGTCGGAGCCTTGCGGGGTGACGGCGTGCCTTTTGAAGAATGAGCCTGCGAGTTAGTGGCATGTGGCGAGGTTAACCCGTGTGGGGGAGCCGTAGCGAAAGCGAGTCTGAATAGGGCGTATTCAGTCGCATGCTCTAGACCCGAAGCGGAGTGATCTAGCCATGGGCAGGCTGAAGCGCGGGTAAGACCGCGTGGAGGGCCGAACCCACCAACGTTGAAAAGTTGGGGGATGACCTGTGGTTAGGGGTGAAAGGCCAATCAAACTCCGTGATAGCTGGTTCTCCCCGAAATGCATTTAGGTGCAGCGTCGCGTGTTTCTTGCCGGAGGTAGAGCACTGGATGGTCTAGGGGGCCCACAAGCTTACCGAAATCAGCCAAACTCCGAATGCCGGTAAGTGAGAGCGCGGCAGTGAGACTGCGGGGGATAAGCTTCGTAGTCGAGAGGGAAACAGCCCAGATCACCAGCTAAGGCCCCTAAGCGTGTGCTAAGTGGAAAAGGATGTGGGGTCGCATAGACAACCAGGAGGTTGGCTTAGAAGCAGCCACCCTTTAAAGAGTGCGTAATAGCTCACTGGTCAAGTGGTTCCGCGCCGACAATGTAGCGGGGCTCAAGCACACCGCCGAAGCTGTGGCATTCACATTTCAACCTCGCTTGGACTTGATTCCTTGTGCAGGTGTGTGGATGGGTAGGGGAGCGTCGTGCCGGGGGTGAAGCAACGGGGTGACCTAGTTGTGGACGCGGCACGAGTGAGAATGCAGGCATGAGTAGCGAAAGAAGGGTGAGAAACCCTTCCGCCGGATGACCAAGGGTTCCAGGGCCAGGCTAATCCGCCCTGGGTGAGTCGGGACCTAAGGCGAGGCCGAGAGGCGTAGTCGATGGACAACGGGTTGATATTCCCGTACCCGCGAAAGAGCGACCCTGACGAACCTCGTTGTGCTAACCACCCAAACCAGCGGCGACCTTCGGGTCAAGGTTGGGGAGCGTGGGAACCTGGCGGGTAGTAGTCAAGCGATGGGGTGACGCAGGAAGGTAGCTGAGCCCGGCCGGTGGTTGTGCCGGGGTAAGCGTGTAGGCCGTACCGTAGGCAAATCCGCGGTGCATGGAGGCTGAGACGTGATGCCGAGCCGATTCAGGTGAAGTCAGTGATCCTATGCTGCCGAGAAAAGCCTCTAGCGAGTTCTTAGCGGCCCGTACCCCAAACCGACACAGGTGGTCAGGTAGAGAATACCGAGGCGATCGGGCGAACTGTGGTTAAGGAACTCGGCAAATTGCCCCCGTAACTTAGGGAGAAGGGGGGCCGGAGACGTGAAGCCCCGCGCGGGTGGAGCGTTGTATGGCCGCAGAGAGCAGGGGGAAGCGACTGTTTACTAAAAACACAGGTCCATGCGAAGAAGTAATTCGATGTATATGGACTGACGCCTGCCCGGTGCTGGAACGTTAAGGGGACCTGTTAGCTCTTCGGGGCGAAGCGGAGAACTTAAGCGCCAGTAAACGGCGGTGGTAACTATAACCATCCTAAGGTAGCGAAATTCCTTGTCGGGTAAGTTCCGACCTGCACGAATGGCGTAACGACTTCCCCACTGTCTCAACCACAGGCCCGGCGAAATTGCATTACGAGTAAAGATGCTCGTTACGCGCGGCAGGACGGAAAGACCCCGGGACCTTTACTATAGCTTGACATTGGTATCCGAATTAGCTTGTGTAGGATAGGTGGGAGCCGGTGAAGTCCATACGCCAGTATGGGTGGAGGCAATCTTGAAATACCACTCTGGTTGATTTGGGTATCTAACTTCGGACCGTTATCCGGTTCAGGGACAGTGTCTGGTGGGTAGTTTAACTGGGGCGGTTGCCTCCTAAAGGGTAACGGAGGCGCCCAAAGGTTCCCTCAGCCTGGTTGGCAATCAGGTGTTGAGTGCAAGTACACAAGGGAGCTTGACTGTGAGACTGACAGGTCGAGCAGGGACGAAAGTCGGGACTAGTGATCCGGCACTTGCGAGTGGAAGCGGTGTCGCTCAACGGATAAAAGGTACCCCGGGGATAACAGGCTGATCTTCCCCAAGAGTCCATATCGACGGGATGGTTTGGCACCTCGATGTCGGCTCGTCGCATCCTGGGGCTGTAGCAGGTCCCAAGGGTTGGGCTGTTCGCCCATTAAAGCGGTACGCGAGCTGGGTTTAGAACGTCGTGAGACAGTTCGGTCCCTATCCGCCGTGCGCGTAGGATACTTGAGAAGGGCTGTCCCTAGTACGAGAGGACCGGGACGGACGAACCTCTGGTGTGCCAGTTGTCCCGCCAGGGGCACGGCTGGTTAGCTACGTTCGGAAGGGATAACCGCTGAAAGCATCTAAGCGGGAAGCTCGCTTCAAGATGAGGTATCCCACCCACCTTTGGTGGGGTAAGGCCCCCAGCTAGACGACTGGGTTGATAGGCCGGAAATGTAAGCCCGGTAACGGGTTCAGTTGACCGGTACTAATAGGCCGAGGACTTGACTACGAAGCTGCTACGCGTCCACTGTGCAACTCTGAACAAGCGAACACCCGTGTGTGTGCCGGTGTGTTTGACATGTTCATAGAGTTACGGCGGTCATGGCGGAGGGGAAACGCCCGGTAACATTCCGAACCCGGAAGCTAAGCCCTCCAGCGCCGATGGTACTGCACTCGGGAGGGTGTGGGAGAGTAGGACACCGCCGGACAAACATTCCAGTTGAGGCCACCCTTCGGGGTGGCCTCAACTGCGTTTCCGGGAACTTCAGAAGCCCGTTCGGTGGCACGCCATCGTCGCGCCGCGTCAGCGGGTCTGCATGCCCTCGCGGAGCCGGCGGAGCAGGACGGCGGAATCGCCGACGGAGCGGCCGGGGAACATCGCCATCACCACACTGCCGTGGTCGGCCCACCCGCAGACCGCGAAGTCGCCGCCGTCGCCCCCGGTGACTCCGCACTTCATCACGCCGTCCAACCGACCGGCGGCCACCTCACGCAGCCCGGTCACCTTCCCGGTCTCGTCGGTCATCAGGCCGAAGAGACTGTCCAGGTCCCGCTCGGGCTGCCAGAGCAGGGTGGTGCCACCGAAGATCAGGACCGACCGCTTCGGGTCCGCCGGGTCGCTGTAGACCGTACCGAAGCTGCGGTCGAGGTCGATGTCGGCGGCGAAGCCGTCCCGCAGGTAGTCGGCGGTGCTCCGGGCCCGGTCGCTGTCGTCCCGGGTCAGCCCGGCGAGCTGTGGCGGGGTGCTGAGCGTGGTGTCCTTCTGTTGGAGCATCCGCCAACCACCGGCGGCCAGGGCCCCGGCGCCGGCGAGCCCCGCGACGAGAGCGAAGGCCAGGACGATCCGTCCGCGGCGGGACCGCGGCTTCGACTCCGGGTCATGGTCGGGCCCCCGCCGGCTCAGCCGGATCGGCTCGTCGGTCAGCTCGACCGGCTCGGGCGTCTCCCCGACCGGGCGCTCGGTGAGGTGCGCGTCGGACATGTCCGCCACCGTACGCGAACTACCGGTGGCGCACGTCAGGTCCGCGGAAGCGCTCCGTAGACTTTCAGGGTGACCGAGAGACTGGATGCCCGACGCCCCGACGCCCCGACCCTTGCCGGCCAGTACCATCCCGGCGAGGTAGAGCAGCGACGGTACGAGCAGTGGGTAGCCGCCGGCCACTTCCGGGCGTCGGCGGAGAGCGACAAGCCCCCCTTCACCATCGTCATCCCGCCCCCGAACGTGACCGGCTCGCTGCACATGGGGCACGCGTTCGAGCACACGCTGATGGACGCCCTCAACCGGCGTAAGCGGATGCAGGGCTTCGAGGCGCTCTGGCTGCCCGGCATGGACCACGCCGGCATCGCCACCCAGAACCTGGTCGAGCGGCAGCTCGCCACCCAGGGCCTGTCCCGGCACGATCTGGGCCGGGAGAAGTTCGTCGAGCGGGTCTGGCAGTGGAAGGCAGAGTCCGGTGGCGCGATCCTCGGCCAGATGCGCCGGCTCGGCGACGCGGTCGACTGGGACCGTGAGCGCTTCACCATGGACGAGGGCCTCTCCCGGGCCGTGCAGACCATGTTCAAGAAGCTCTTCGACGACGGGCTGATCTACCGGGCCAACCGGATCATCAACTGGTGCCCGCGCTGCCTGACGGCGCTGTCGGACATCGAGGTGGAGCACACCGAGGACGACGGCGAACTCGTCTCGATCCGCTACAGCGACGACGTCGTGGTGGCCACCACCCGGGCGGAGACGATGCTCGGCGACACGGCGGTGGCCGTGCACCCGGACGACGAGCGGTACCGGCACCTGATCGGCACCGAGGTGGCCGTCCCGCTCACCGACCGGCGGATCCCGATCGTGGCCGACGAGCACGTCGACCCGAGCTTCGGCACCGGCATGGTCAAGGTGACCCCGGCGCACGACCCGAACGACTTCGAGATCGGCCAGCGGCACGACCTGCCCTCCCTCACGATCATGGACGAGCGGGGCGTCATCACCGCCCACGGCCCGTTCCAGGGCCTGGACCGCTACGAGGCCCGCCCGGCGATCGTCGCCGCGCTGCGCGAGCAGGGCCGGATCGTGGCCGAGAAGCGGCCGTACAAGCACTCGGTCGGGCACTGCTCGCGGTGCAAGACCACCGTCGAGCCGCGGTTGTCGTTGCAGTGGTTCGTCAACACCGCCCCGCTGGCGAAGGCCGCCGGTGACGCCGTGCGCGACGGCCGGGTGACGATCGAGCCGGCCGAGCTGGCCAAGCGGTACTTCGCCTGGGTCGACAACATGCACGACTGGTGCATCTCCCGGCAGCTCTGGTGGGGCCACCGCATCCCGGTCTGGTACGGCCCGGACGGCGAGATCGTCTGCGTCGGCCCCGACGAGCAGCCGCCGACCGGCGAGGGCTGGCGGCAGGACGAGGACGTGCTGGACACCTGGTTCTCCAGCGGACTGTGGCCGTTCTCCACCCTCGGCTGGCCGGAGCGCACCCCCGACCTGGCGAAGTTCTATCCGACCAGCGTGCTGGTCACCGGCTACGACATCCTCTTCTTCTGGGTCGCCCGGATGATGATGTTCGGCCTGTACGCGATGGACGGCGTCCAGCCGTTCGACGTGGTGGCCCTGCACGGCATGGTCCGCGACGAGCACGGCAAGAAGATGTCGAAGTCGTTCGGCAACGTGGTCGACCCGCTGGACTGGATCGACCGCTTCGGCGCCGACGCCACCCGGTTCACCCTCGCCCGGGGCGCCAACCCCGGCCAGGACGTGCCGGTCAGCGAGGAGTGGTGCCAGGGCTCCCGGAACTTCTGCAACAAGCTCTGGAACGCCACCCGGTTCGCGCTGATGAACGGCGCCCACACCGGGGGCCAGCTGCCGGCGGCCGACACCCTGTCGACCGTGGACCGGTGGATCCTGTCCCGGCTGGCGCATGTCACCGCCGAGGTGGACGAGCAGTTCGAGGCGTACGAGTTCGCGAAGGTCTGCGACCTGCTGTACCACTTCGCCTGGGACGACGTCTGCGACTGGTACGTGGAGCTGAGCAAGCCGGTGCTCGCCGAGGGCGGACCGGCCGCCGACGCCACCCGCCGGGTGCTCGGGCACGTGCTGGACCAGCTGCTGCGGCTGCTGCACCCGGTGATCCCGTTCGTCACCGACGAGCTGTGGACGGCGCTGACCGGCGGCGAGAGCGTGATGACGGCCGACTGGCCGGTGGCCGACCGTACCCTGGTCGACGACGCCGCGGAGGGCGAGGTCGGCACCCTCCAGCGGGTGGTGACCGAGATCCGGCGGTTCCGGTCGGACCAGGGGCTGCGCCCCACCCAGCGGGTCGCGGCCCGGCTCGACGGGCTGGCCCCGGCGGGCATCGCGGCGCACGAGCCGCTGATCCGCTCGCTGGTCCGCCTCGACGCCCCCGCGGACGACTTCCAGGCGAGCGCCACCCTCGCCATGCCGGGGGAGGTCAGCGTCGCGCTGGACACCCGCGGCTCGATCGACGTGGCGGCCGAGCGGGCCCGGCTCACCAAGGACCGGGCGGCGGCCGAGAAGGAGGTCGCGCAGGCCCGGGGCAAGCTCGACAACCCGGCGTTCGTCGGCAAGGCACCGGAGCCGGTGGTCGCCAAGATCCGGGATCGGCTCGCGGTGGCCGAGGCGGACCTGGTCCGCATCGACGCCGCGCTGGAGGCGCTTTCCTCGTGAGCGCGAGGAGTGAGCCGGGGTTGCGAGCCCCGCAGTCGCGAACGAAAGTTGGCTCCTCGTGAGCGCGAGGAGTGAGCCGGGGTTGCGAGCCCCGCAGTCGCGAACGAAAGTTGGCTCCTCGTGAGCGCGAGGAGTGAGCCGGGGTTGCGAGCCCCGCAGTCGCGAACGAAAGTTGGCTCCGCATGACCGACCGTACCGAGTTCGCTGCCGTCGACGCCGCCCTGGGGGCGCGCGGCTTCACCCGGGTGCACTTCGAGCTGGAGCGGATCGAGACGCTGCTCGACCTGCTCGGCAGCCCGCAGCGGGCGTACCCGTCGATCCACCTCACCGGGACCAACGGCAAGACCTCGACCGCCCGGATGATCGACTCGCTGCTGCGGGCCTTCGGGCTGCACACCGGCCGCTACACCAGCCCGCACCTGGAGACCGTCCGGGAGCGGATCAGCCTGGACGGTGAGCCGGTCGGCGAGGAGCGCTTCGTAACCCTGTACCGGGAGGTGGAGCCGCTGGCCGCGCTGGTCGACGAGCGTTCCGCCGAGCCGCTGACGTACTTCGAGATGACCACCGCGCTCGCGTTCGCCACCTTCGCCGACGCGCCGGTCGACGTCGCCGTGGTCGAGGTCGGGCTGGGCGGCGCGGAGGACGCCACCAACGTGCTCCAGGCCGGGGTGGCCGTGCTGACCCCGATCGGGCTGGACCACACCGAGTGGCTCGGCGACACGATCGAGGACATCGCGCTGCACAAGGCCGGCATCATCCACCCGGGCGCCACGGTCGTCTGCGCCGCCCAGGAGGAGGAGGCCGCCCGGCCGATCCTGGAACGCTGCGCCGAGGTCGGTGCGACGATCGCCCGGGAGGGTACCGAGTTCGGGGTGCTGCGCCGGGAGATCGCCGTCGGCGGTCAGGTGCTCAGCATCCAGGGGCTCGGCGGGGTGTACGACGAGCTGTTCATCCCGCTGCACGGCGCGCACCAGGCGCAGAACGCGGCCGTGGCGCTCGCCGCGGTCGAGGCGTTCCTCGGTGCCGGCGCGAAGCGGCAGCTCGACATCGAGGCGGTCCGGGAGGGCTTCGCCGCGACCAGCTCACCGGGGCGGTTGGAGAAGGTCCGCACCGCCCCGACGGTGCTGCTGGACGGCGCCCACAACCCGCACGGGATGACC
This genomic interval from Micromonospora sp. CCTCC AA 2012012 contains the following:
- a CDS encoding bifunctional folylpolyglutamate synthase/dihydrofolate synthase translates to MTDRTEFAAVDAALGARGFTRVHFELERIETLLDLLGSPQRAYPSIHLTGTNGKTSTARMIDSLLRAFGLHTGRYTSPHLETVRERISLDGEPVGEERFVTLYREVEPLAALVDERSAEPLTYFEMTTALAFATFADAPVDVAVVEVGLGGAEDATNVLQAGVAVLTPIGLDHTEWLGDTIEDIALHKAGIIHPGATVVCAAQEEEAARPILERCAEVGATIAREGTEFGVLRREIAVGGQVLSIQGLGGVYDELFIPLHGAHQAQNAAVALAAVEAFLGAGAKRQLDIEAVREGFAATSSPGRLEKVRTAPTVLLDGAHNPHGMTATVTALQEEFAFSKLVGVLAVLGDKDAAGLLELLEPVLDSLVVTRNSSPRAMPADELAELAREVFGPERVQVAEEMPDAIEVAIAEAEYDVPGELAGVGVLITGSVVTVADARRLLKR
- a CDS encoding valine--tRNA ligase, whose product is MTERLDARRPDAPTLAGQYHPGEVEQRRYEQWVAAGHFRASAESDKPPFTIVIPPPNVTGSLHMGHAFEHTLMDALNRRKRMQGFEALWLPGMDHAGIATQNLVERQLATQGLSRHDLGREKFVERVWQWKAESGGAILGQMRRLGDAVDWDRERFTMDEGLSRAVQTMFKKLFDDGLIYRANRIINWCPRCLTALSDIEVEHTEDDGELVSIRYSDDVVVATTRAETMLGDTAVAVHPDDERYRHLIGTEVAVPLTDRRIPIVADEHVDPSFGTGMVKVTPAHDPNDFEIGQRHDLPSLTIMDERGVITAHGPFQGLDRYEARPAIVAALREQGRIVAEKRPYKHSVGHCSRCKTTVEPRLSLQWFVNTAPLAKAAGDAVRDGRVTIEPAELAKRYFAWVDNMHDWCISRQLWWGHRIPVWYGPDGEIVCVGPDEQPPTGEGWRQDEDVLDTWFSSGLWPFSTLGWPERTPDLAKFYPTSVLVTGYDILFFWVARMMMFGLYAMDGVQPFDVVALHGMVRDEHGKKMSKSFGNVVDPLDWIDRFGADATRFTLARGANPGQDVPVSEEWCQGSRNFCNKLWNATRFALMNGAHTGGQLPAADTLSTVDRWILSRLAHVTAEVDEQFEAYEFAKVCDLLYHFAWDDVCDWYVELSKPVLAEGGPAADATRRVLGHVLDQLLRLLHPVIPFVTDELWTALTGGESVMTADWPVADRTLVDDAAEGEVGTLQRVVTEIRRFRSDQGLRPTQRVAARLDGLAPAGIAAHEPLIRSLVRLDAPADDFQASATLAMPGEVSVALDTRGSIDVAAERARLTKDRAAAEKEVAQARGKLDNPAFVGKAPEPVVAKIRDRLAVAEADLVRIDAALEALSS